The Coffea arabica cultivar ET-39 chromosome 3c, Coffea Arabica ET-39 HiFi, whole genome shotgun sequence genome contains a region encoding:
- the LOC113734496 gene encoding chaperone protein dnaJ 20, chloroplastic-like, with protein sequence MFSNSYGCGAVLPSKTDSFFPLYPAISSPWPQYRSNPLTKISFTIPPPDFQALRIRVGSRVGSGYAAASTRATLNLYPPISFPWPQSRSNPLSEISFPIHPSDFQALRIRVGSRYAAASTRATLQDAVSVEEPCSFYDLLGIPETGSLLEIKQAYKQLARKYHPDVSPPGLVQEYTQRFIRVQEAYETLSDPNRRALYDRDMAKGLHLAFSSRRRYQNYDDQMEEKGEWKSRWQDQVSELKRRSMYKDAGSMSWGARMRRQKK encoded by the exons ATGTTCAGCAACAGCTATGGCTGTGGTGCCGTCTTGCCCTCTAAAACTGATAGCTTCTTCCCCTTATACCCTGCTATTTCCTCCCCATGGCCTCAATATCGATCCAACCCACTTACCAAAATCTCATTCACCATCCCCCCACCTGATTTTCAAGCCCTGAGGATCCGGGTTGGAAGTCGGGTGGGATCCGGGTACGCGGCTGCTTCCACAAGGGCCACGCTCAACTTGTACCCGCCTATTTCCTTCCCATGGCCTCAATCTCGATCCAACCCACTTTCCGAAATCTCATTCCCCATCCACCCATCTGATTTTCAAGCTCTGAGGATCCGGGTCGGATCCCGGTACGCGGCTGCTTCCACAAGGGCCACGCTGCAGGACGCTGTGTCGGTGGAGGAGCCATGCAGTTTTTATGATCTTCTGGGCATCCCCGAGACGGGCTCTCTGTTAGAGATCAAACAGGCGTATAAGCAGCTTGCTAGAAAGTACCACCCGGATGTGTCACCTCCGGGTCTGGTCCAGGAGTATACACAGAGGTTCATTCGGGTGCAGGAGGCTTATGAGACCTTGTCGGATCCTAATCGAAGGGCCCTTTATGACAGGGATATGGCTAAGGGGCTCCACTTAGCCTTCAGCTCCCGCAGACGATACCAGAATTATGATGAT CAAATGGAGGAAAAGGGTGAATGGAAGAGCCGTTGGCAGGATCAAGTGTCAGAGTTGAAAAGAAGAAGCATGTACAAGGATGCTGGTAGTATGTCTTGGGGAGCTCGAATGCGCAGGCAAAAAAAATGA